The genomic interval GGCTAGCCCTAAAGGATTGCTCTGCGCATCAATCAAAATCTTATCATTTACTTCCACGGTTTCGACGGTATTACAAGTAGGACATCTTATTTTAAATACCCGAACCATCCCCTGTTTGCTCATAAACTCCCTCTTTCAATAATGTTTTTTAACAAAAAAATAAATGCCTCATTAACATTTATTCCTTTCGCTACTGAAACCTCAAAATATTCTAGCATGCCTTTTGAGCGGGCATATTCTCTAGCCAAGGAATACGGCACGATCTTAAGCTCCTCTAAATCCGCCTTGTTTCCAACGAGTATGCTTGGAACGTTTCCGACAACTCCTTCACTTATTTTTCTCCACTCTTCAATCTCAAGAAAAGTTTCTTCGCGTGTAAGATCAAACACATAGATAATGCCTTTTGCTCCCTTCAGAAACATGGGGGCCAAGAAACGGAACCTGTGCTCTCCGCCTAGATCCCATATAGCTACCGAGATTTCTTTACCATCTAGAACAAGCTTCTTGAAGAAATGCTGTATCCCTACTGTTAATTTTTCTTGTGGGTTAAATTGTTGTCCAGTAAAGTATCTTGCAAGGCTTGTTTTTCCCACGCCTCCGGGACCGCATAGGGAGATCTTAATTGGAATTGTCAATGTAATCACTCTCTAGATATCCTTTGGAATAATGTTAGTTTTTGAATAAAAATTTATTCCTTGGAATATGGTATTTATTCTAGCTCTCCACCCATTCCTTTATTCTCTTTATGCCTTCTCTTATCGCGTTTTCGGGCACGGCGAAAGAGAATCTAAGATGATTTATGCCTCCATCTTTGGGGAAGGCTGTGCCGGGTAAAGTTACCACCCCCTTCTCGTATAGAAGCCTGTCGACCAGTTCTCTTTCGTTTTTCAGCCCCTTCTCTTTTATGACTTGGGTGAAGTCTGGGAAAATATAGAATGCGCCCTCTGGCTTTACTGTCCTGACACCCTTAATCGATAATAGTTCCTGGTATATTAAGTCTCTCCTTCTCTTGTAGCCCTCTAGGATCTCTTTGAACCAGTCCAGCCCATAGTCTAGGGCGCGTGCCGCGGCAATTTGCTCAAAGGTTACTGGGCACGAGTAAATGTTATTTGCGACGACGGAAAGTTTTGAGACTAGGTCTTTGTTGGTGATTACGTAGCCTAGCCGCCAGCCTGTCATTGCAAAGGTCTTGGAGAAGCCGTTTACATAATAAACTGTTTCTCTCCAGTTAGCTGTTTGGAGAGTCGAGAAGTGTTTCTTTTCATATACAAAGTGATCATATATCTCGTCTGAGAGAATAACTATTCCTTTCTTTGAAGCGAAGTCTACTATTTCCTCTATGTCTCTTCTATCTATAGTTGTGCCTACGGGGTTCTCGGGGTAGTTTAGGACAATCATTTTAGTCTTGTCTGTAACCAGCTTCTCTATTTCCGGGAAGGTTATCTTGTAATTATTGTCTCTGTGGAGCCTTAGAAAAACAGGTTTGGCCCCTATATATCTGGCGACAGACTCATAGAGTGGATATGAGGGGTCGGGTATTATGACCTCGTCTCCGGGCTCTAGAAGTGTTATCATCCCTATAAAGATTGCAGACTTAGCTCCAACAGTTACTGCCACTTCTTCAGGCTTTACGTCGGTTCCATATTCCTGCGAGACGAAGTCGGCAATCTTTTCTCTTAGCTCTGGCATTCCAAGGCTTGGTCCATAACCGTTGAATCCCTCATCCATCGCTTTCTTGGCTTCTGCCAACACGTGGGGAGGGGGCTGAAAGTCCGGCTGTCCTATCCCGAAGGAAATTACGTCTACGCCTTTCTTCTTTAACTCGAGGCTTTTTGCAAGGTAAACAAAGGCTTCTTCTGCTCCAAACTGAGAAGAAGCCCTACTAACCCGAAATGCCTGTGGAGTCACGAGATATATCTTTGATAATGTATATTAATTGTTTTCCCTCGCGGGTATGCATCAACGCAAAGGTAAAATTAAAGATTTTTTAACTAGTTGTATATCAAATAAAACTTTATAAATATTTTTGCATTAAATTTTATAGGTGAAAATTATGGAGACCCTTGTCAAAAACGTACAAGAAATTTTAGCATCTATTGAGTCGGGCATCAAAGAGAAAAAGTTTCCAGAGCAAATAAGAATATATATCGAGCAGTTGGGGAGAAATTTAAGGCAATTCCTAGAAACAATCGAGATCGCTACACAGCTAAATACAATACAGACCCCTATAAGCCCGAGCTCAAGAAGCGCTGTATTTAACTTGCGGAAAGCCTTCTATGCTATACTAACTAAAGAGATCAAGCAAAGCGGAGTAAATAAGGATAAGAGCTTGGAGGAGTGGAGGAGAGCTGCTTCGAAAATAATTGAGACATATGAGAAAAGTGGGTTGACAGAGACACCTTCAAAGATAGTTTTGAGCTACGAGATTAAAGAAGAAGGAGGAGTCAAATACATCTCATTCAAGAATGCAAAAATATTCTACTTTGAACTCGAAGGCATTCTACCAGTAGACCTGTCAACCGGAGAGAAAAGATAAGAGTTGAGAAGGGAGTCATCTATATCTGGGGACTCTGTATAGG from Thermofilum adornatum carries:
- a CDS encoding pyridoxal phosphate-dependent aminotransferase, which encodes MTPQAFRVSRASSQFGAEEAFVYLAKSLELKKKGVDVISFGIGQPDFQPPPHVLAEAKKAMDEGFNGYGPSLGMPELREKIADFVSQEYGTDVKPEEVAVTVGAKSAIFIGMITLLEPGDEVIIPDPSYPLYESVARYIGAKPVFLRLHRDNNYKITFPEIEKLVTDKTKMIVLNYPENPVGTTIDRRDIEEIVDFASKKGIVILSDEIYDHFVYEKKHFSTLQTANWRETVYYVNGFSKTFAMTGWRLGYVITNKDLVSKLSVVANNIYSCPVTFEQIAAARALDYGLDWFKEILEGYKRRRDLIYQELLSIKGVRTVKPEGAFYIFPDFTQVIKEKGLKNERELVDRLLYEKGVVTLPGTAFPKDGGINHLRFSFAVPENAIREGIKRIKEWVES
- a CDS encoding Rab family GTPase, yielding MGKTSLARYFTGQQFNPQEKLTVGIQHFFKKLVLDGKEISVAIWDLGGEHRFRFLAPMFLKGAKGIIYVFDLTREETFLEIEEWRKISEGVVGNVPSILVGNKADLEELKIVPYSLAREYARSKGMLEYFEVSVAKGINVNEAFIFLLKNIIERGSL